A single Ketogulonicigenium vulgare WSH-001 DNA region contains:
- a CDS encoding dipeptide ABC transporter ATP-binding protein, which produces MTPVLTYRNAAISLPRDEGHTTLVRGVDLNVSRNEIVALVGESGSGKTLTALSTLGLLPRGAEFTADTATLNGHDLTRMTPEGWRALRGAEVGIVFQEPLSSLNPVLTIGDQIGEVLFYKRGLARAQRRAVATDLLARMGLARPAQLLDEYPHQLSGGMRQRVMLAIAMAGEPSLLICDEPTTALDNSVQAQVLELIVETAAQTGVGVLFITHDLSVVAQVADRVAVMQHGAIVEAAPVTQLFRSPQHPYTQKLIGLAPHVPAVVRTGAPSAAPEAAKAPLLELRDITKRYDGKTLALDHVSLQLAAGETLGIVGESGSGKSSLAKIITGLQRPDSGSVLFDGRDLLNGPAGAGSDVQMVFQDPFSSLNPRMRIGAIITEPLYALSRLSRTVAANEAARLLETVGLSPDMATRFPHQLSGGQRQRVGIARALSVRPRLLICDEPVSALDVSVQAEILALLQRLKSEFSLTTIFIAHGLDSVYAVSDKVAVMSQGKVVESGPRDQVFGAPQHDYTRKLLDAILDSDPAQSRFRRNPLQHA; this is translated from the coding sequence ATGACCCCCGTTCTGACCTATCGTAACGCCGCAATCAGCCTGCCGCGCGATGAGGGCCACACCACCTTGGTGCGCGGCGTTGATCTGAATGTCTCGCGCAATGAGATCGTGGCACTGGTCGGCGAAAGTGGATCGGGCAAAACGCTGACCGCCCTCAGCACGCTGGGTCTGCTGCCGCGCGGGGCTGAATTCACCGCCGATACTGCGACGCTGAACGGCCACGACCTGACCCGGATGACCCCGGAGGGCTGGCGCGCCCTGCGCGGGGCCGAGGTCGGCATCGTGTTTCAAGAACCTTTGTCATCCCTCAATCCCGTGCTGACGATCGGCGATCAGATTGGCGAGGTTCTGTTCTATAAACGCGGCCTCGCCCGCGCCCAGCGCCGCGCGGTTGCAACCGACCTGCTGGCCCGCATGGGCCTTGCCCGCCCCGCACAGCTGTTGGACGAATATCCGCACCAACTATCGGGCGGGATGCGTCAGCGCGTGATGCTGGCCATCGCCATGGCCGGCGAGCCCTCGCTGCTGATCTGTGACGAGCCGACCACCGCGCTCGACAACTCGGTGCAGGCGCAGGTGCTAGAGCTGATCGTCGAGACCGCGGCACAGACCGGCGTAGGCGTGCTGTTCATCACGCATGATTTGTCGGTGGTGGCGCAGGTCGCCGACCGCGTCGCCGTCATGCAGCACGGCGCGATTGTCGAAGCAGCCCCCGTGACCCAACTGTTCCGCAGCCCGCAGCATCCCTATACGCAAAAGCTGATCGGCCTTGCCCCCCATGTGCCCGCTGTGGTCCGCACCGGCGCGCCTAGTGCCGCACCCGAGGCCGCGAAAGCCCCTCTGCTAGAGTTGCGCGATATTACAAAGCGCTATGACGGCAAAACGCTGGCACTGGATCACGTCTCGCTGCAACTCGCGGCGGGCGAGACGCTGGGCATCGTAGGCGAATCGGGGTCAGGGAAATCATCACTGGCCAAGATCATCACCGGATTGCAACGCCCCGATAGTGGCAGCGTGCTGTTTGACGGGCGCGACCTGCTCAATGGCCCCGCCGGTGCTGGCAGCGATGTGCAGATGGTGTTCCAAGACCCGTTTTCATCCCTGAACCCGCGTATGCGGATCGGCGCGATCATTACCGAGCCCCTCTATGCCCTCAGCCGCCTGTCCCGCACCGTGGCCGCGAACGAGGCTGCCCGCCTGTTGGAAACAGTCGGCCTGTCCCCCGATATGGCAACCCGCTTTCCGCACCAACTGTCGGGCGGCCAGCGCCAGCGCGTCGGCATTGCCCGCGCCCTGTCGGTGCGGCCGCGCCTGCTGATCTGTGACGAGCCTGTCTCGGCGCTCGATGTCTCGGTTCAGGCCGAGATTCTGGCCCTGCTGCAGCGCCTGAAATCCGAATTCAGCCTGACAACGATCTTTATCGCCCACGGCCTCGACAGTGTTTACGCCGTCTCGGACAAGGTTGCGGTGATGAGCCAGGGCAAGGTCGTCGAATCCGGCCCGCGCGATCAGGTCTTTGGCGCACCGCAGCATGATTATACCCGCAAACTTCTGGACGCGATCCTCGACAGCGATCCCGCCCAAAGCCGTTTCCGCCGCAACCCTTTGCAGCACGCCTAA
- a CDS encoding NtaA/DmoA family FMN-dependent monooxygenase (This protein belongs to a clade of FMN-dependent monooxygenases, within a broader family of flavin-dependent oxidoreductases, the luciferase-like monooxygenase (LMM) family, some of whose members use coenzyme F420 rather than FMN.) — MTDRQMHFGLFHLPLGRHPYAWRRDDAEGHPEDLAWAIRTAQKAEEGLFDAFFLADNLVGPVLDEQGRPGGFEPLTLLGAIAATTSRIGLVATVSTSFSEPLNIARMFASLDHMSGGRVGWNVVTSQSDRAAQNFGWDKLEDHATRYARAAEYIAVCRALWHSWEPGALALDKASGTMVDRHRVHDINHAGQFYKVRGPLNLSRMPQVEPVIFQAGSSGDGIGLAGSVADVAFTAQDSIADGLAFRDALYKAAAGRTDGHLPLIMPGVMPIVGRTNAEAREKFALLQDNTDIAAGIRQLSGRWGYDLSTYDPEGPVPEPGPNVHGQSRVQMLLQKSREENYRLRDLAALAIASHGHRIVVGAPDEIADDLEKWFTSGAADGFNIIPASMPDGVDDFVDLVVPVLQERGLYRKSYAGKTLRAHLGLKTPE, encoded by the coding sequence ATGACAGACCGTCAGATGCATTTCGGCCTTTTCCACCTGCCGCTGGGCCGTCACCCCTATGCGTGGCGCCGCGACGATGCCGAAGGCCACCCCGAGGATCTGGCCTGGGCGATCCGCACCGCCCAAAAGGCCGAGGAAGGCCTGTTCGACGCATTCTTTCTGGCCGATAATTTGGTCGGTCCGGTGCTGGACGAGCAGGGCCGCCCCGGCGGGTTTGAACCGCTGACCCTGCTGGGCGCGATTGCCGCTACCACCAGCCGCATCGGGCTGGTCGCGACGGTCTCGACCTCGTTTTCGGAACCGCTGAATATCGCGCGCATGTTCGCATCACTCGATCATATGTCGGGCGGGCGCGTCGGCTGGAATGTCGTCACCTCGCAATCCGACCGCGCGGCGCAGAATTTCGGCTGGGACAAGCTAGAGGATCACGCCACCCGCTATGCCCGCGCCGCCGAATATATCGCCGTTTGCCGCGCCCTGTGGCATTCGTGGGAACCGGGCGCGCTGGCGCTGGACAAAGCCAGCGGCACGATGGTCGACCGTCACCGCGTCCATGACATCAACCACGCGGGCCAGTTCTATAAGGTGCGCGGCCCCCTGAACCTGTCGCGCATGCCGCAGGTCGAGCCCGTGATCTTTCAGGCCGGCTCCTCGGGCGATGGCATCGGCCTTGCGGGTTCGGTCGCCGATGTGGCCTTTACCGCGCAGGATTCGATTGCTGACGGCCTCGCCTTCCGTGACGCGCTGTACAAGGCTGCGGCAGGGCGCACGGATGGCCACCTGCCGCTGATCATGCCCGGCGTCATGCCCATCGTTGGCCGCACGAATGCCGAGGCGCGCGAGAAATTCGCCCTGCTGCAGGACAATACCGATATCGCCGCCGGTATCCGCCAGCTTTCGGGCCGTTGGGGCTATGACCTGTCGACCTATGACCCCGAAGGCCCCGTCCCCGAACCCGGTCCCAATGTCCACGGCCAAAGCCGCGTGCAGATGCTGCTGCAAAAATCGCGCGAGGAGAATTACCGCCTGCGCGATCTGGCGGCGCTGGCCATCGCCTCGCACGGGCACCGCATTGTCGTCGGCGCGCCGGACGAGATCGCGGATGATCTGGAAAAATGGTTCACATCGGGCGCAGCAGACGGGTTCAACATCATCCCCGCTAGCATGCCCGACGGGGTCGATGATTTCGTCGATCTGGTGGTGCCTGTGCTGCAAGAGCGCGGCCTTTACCGTAAATCCTATGCGGGCAAGACCTTGCGCGCGCATCTGGGGTTGAAAACACCGGAATAA
- a CDS encoding heme biosynthesis protein HemY codes for MIWSLLKILTFVVIVTGVTAGAVWLAEMPGGAVVTLGGVEVTLRPLESVVAIAIVMLLFWAVLRLLGLLLAVLRFINGDDTAVSRYFSRGRERKGMKALSDSVLALAAGEAKEALARAKVADKYLGAPDVTHVLLAHTAERAGETHLAEETYKELLTSDRTRFVALQGLMKQKLTAGDTVTALKLAEAAFKARPENVEVQDVLLRLQAESSDWAGARATLGEKARRGALPRDVYRRRDAVLALSEAQAVFDDKVPIDARERAIEANRLSPDLVPAAVMAARSYIKDGNPRYATRVLRKAWEVQPHPDLAEAFAEIMPDERPDQRLARFETLTNLRTDHAENKMLRAELLIANGDFPAARRALGELVEGADATSRSLALMAAIERGMGADESVVRGWLTRALTAPRGPQWVCGQCGKVHAQWLPVCASCHGFDTLAWTTPPASDFAMPGGAAMLPLIVGAPVAPVDLSGDVVEQAVKPAPTPAPQTKVEDAEEEVILPPPPDVELPEETDTRRAN; via the coding sequence ATGATCTGGTCACTGCTTAAAATCCTGACCTTCGTTGTGATCGTCACCGGTGTGACGGCCGGTGCCGTTTGGTTGGCAGAAATGCCCGGTGGTGCGGTTGTCACCCTTGGCGGGGTCGAGGTGACCCTGCGCCCGCTGGAAAGCGTCGTTGCGATTGCGATCGTGATGCTATTGTTCTGGGCGGTGCTGCGCCTGCTGGGTCTGCTGCTGGCGGTGCTGCGGTTCATCAATGGCGATGACACGGCCGTTTCGCGTTATTTCAGCCGTGGGCGCGAGCGTAAGGGTATGAAAGCCCTGTCCGACAGTGTGCTGGCGCTGGCCGCAGGCGAGGCGAAAGAGGCGCTGGCCCGTGCCAAAGTCGCGGATAAATACCTCGGCGCGCCTGATGTGACACATGTGCTGCTTGCCCATACCGCCGAGCGCGCGGGCGAGACCCATCTGGCCGAGGAAACCTATAAAGAATTGCTGACCAGCGATCGCACCCGCTTTGTCGCGTTGCAGGGGCTGATGAAGCAAAAGCTGACGGCTGGTGATACCGTCACTGCGCTGAAACTGGCCGAAGCCGCGTTCAAAGCCCGCCCCGAGAATGTCGAGGTGCAAGATGTTCTGCTGCGGTTGCAGGCTGAAAGCAGCGATTGGGCCGGTGCGCGTGCAACCTTGGGCGAAAAGGCACGGCGCGGCGCGCTGCCGCGTGATGTCTATCGCCGCCGTGATGCCGTGCTGGCCCTGTCCGAGGCGCAGGCCGTCTTTGACGACAAGGTGCCAATCGATGCGCGCGAACGCGCGATCGAGGCGAACCGTCTGTCCCCCGATCTGGTGCCCGCCGCCGTCATGGCCGCGCGCAGCTATATCAAGGATGGCAACCCGCGCTATGCCACGCGTGTCCTGCGCAAGGCCTGGGAAGTGCAGCCCCACCCCGATCTGGCCGAAGCCTTTGCCGAGATCATGCCCGACGAACGTCCCGACCAGCGTCTTGCGCGATTCGAGACGCTGACCAACCTGCGTACCGATCATGCCGAAAATAAAATGCTGCGGGCCGAGCTGCTGATCGCCAATGGTGATTTCCCGGCGGCGCGGCGCGCCTTGGGTGAATTGGTCGAGGGGGCGGATGCAACCTCGCGCTCGCTTGCGCTGATGGCCGCGATCGAGCGGGGCATGGGCGCTGACGAATCCGTGGTGCGCGGCTGGCTGACCCGCGCTTTGACGGCCCCGCGCGGGCCGCAATGGGTTTGCGGCCAATGCGGCAAGGTGCATGCGCAATGGCTGCCGGTCTGCGCGTCCTGCCATGGTTTTGACACTTTGGCCTGGACCACGCCGCCTGCCAGCGATTTCGCTATGCCAGGCGGCGCAGCAATGCTGCCGCTGATCGTTGGCGCGCCCGTTGCGCCGGTTGATCTGTCCGGCGATGTGGTTGAACAGGCGGTGAAACCGGCCCCAACGCCCGCGCCGCAGACCAAGGTCGAGGATGCGGAAGAAGAGGTCATTCTGCCGCCACCCCCTGACGTCGAGTTGCCCGAAGAAACCGATACACGACGCGCAAATTAG
- a CDS encoding COG4223 family protein: MPDPEIKQDEAVLPPAPARDPAPSDAPKPVDEVAPKKASAAVPLVLAGVVAAALGYGAAYLGLGMQFSPLAQRMSAIEADLAARPDPSAALDALRTAVEAQGAAQTDMQTALADQIAAAIAPVAAQIEAFESRLNTAEAAPSGAPIDTSAFTAEIDALREQLAAQGAQLQDFASARATEVAEATQTAVAAATAAASDAQQRLIAATQDRLRAAIDSGAGFAAALADLQAEGVAIPPALQNIETVPTLAQLQDDFPAAARAALVAERGSESGLMGFLQNRFNLRSVAPREGTDADAVLSRAGAAVATGDLTAALAEVASLPPGAQAAMAEWTGAAQARLDAEAAVAAISPAE; the protein is encoded by the coding sequence ATGCCAGATCCCGAGATCAAGCAAGACGAAGCTGTGCTCCCACCTGCGCCCGCGCGCGATCCGGCGCCCAGCGATGCGCCCAAACCCGTTGACGAGGTCGCGCCCAAGAAAGCCAGCGCTGCCGTGCCTTTGGTGCTGGCGGGGGTGGTTGCGGCGGCCTTGGGCTATGGTGCGGCTTACCTTGGCCTTGGGATGCAATTCAGCCCGCTTGCACAGCGGATGAGCGCGATTGAGGCGGATCTGGCCGCGCGCCCCGACCCCAGCGCCGCGCTGGATGCGCTGCGCACCGCCGTCGAGGCCCAAGGCGCCGCACAAACCGATATGCAGACCGCACTGGCGGATCAGATCGCCGCCGCGATTGCGCCGGTCGCTGCCCAGATCGAGGCGTTCGAGAGCCGTCTGAACACGGCCGAGGCAGCCCCCAGCGGTGCACCCATTGATACGTCGGCCTTCACGGCCGAGATCGACGCTTTGCGCGAACAGCTTGCGGCCCAAGGCGCGCAGTTGCAGGATTTCGCCTCCGCACGCGCGACCGAGGTGGCCGAGGCGACACAAACAGCCGTTGCGGCCGCGACCGCCGCTGCCAGCGATGCGCAACAACGTCTGATCGCTGCGACCCAAGACCGTCTGCGTGCCGCGATTGACAGTGGCGCAGGCTTTGCCGCGGCGCTGGCCGATCTGCAGGCCGAGGGTGTCGCGATCCCGCCCGCCTTGCAAAATATTGAAACCGTGCCGACCCTTGCGCAATTGCAGGACGATTTCCCCGCCGCCGCCCGTGCGGCGCTGGTTGCCGAACGCGGCAGTGAAAGCGGGTTGATGGGCTTTTTGCAGAACCGTTTTAACCTGCGCTCGGTCGCGCCGCGCGAGGGGACGGACGCGGATGCCGTTCTGTCGCGTGCGGGCGCGGCTGTTGCGACGGGCGATTTGACCGCAGCCTTGGCCGAGGTTGCAAGCCTGCCCCCGGGGGCGCAGGCTGCGATGGCTGAATGGACGGGCGCCGCGCAGGCCCGTTTGGATGCCGAGGCCGCCGTGGCCGCCATCTCACCGGCAGAATAG
- a CDS encoding uroporphyrinogen-III synthase, whose amino-acid sequence MAATLLLTRPLGAAQRFLDGLGVETPHLISPIMRIVPLTPQVLRVPKALVLTSENGAAALARLDLPPGLPAWCVGLRTAEVARANGADAIVAGPDAAHLLPRILAEGGNGPFLHLRGAHVAADVAVALQSAGRVCDALVVYDQQDCPLSPAALALLNGTAPVVLPLFSPRSAALVAKAGPFAAPLIIVAISPAAAALAPSAAKVYVAPTPELSAMQRLVAQAVGEAG is encoded by the coding sequence GCGCGGCCCAGCGATTTTTGGATGGGCTGGGGGTCGAGACGCCCCATCTGATCAGCCCGATCATGCGGATCGTCCCGCTGACCCCGCAGGTGTTGCGCGTGCCAAAGGCGCTGGTGCTGACATCGGAAAATGGCGCGGCGGCCTTGGCGCGCCTTGATCTGCCGCCCGGCCTGCCCGCGTGGTGTGTCGGCCTGCGCACAGCCGAGGTTGCCCGCGCCAATGGCGCCGATGCCATCGTGGCAGGCCCCGATGCCGCGCATTTGCTGCCCCGCATTCTGGCCGAGGGCGGAAATGGCCCTTTTTTGCATTTGCGCGGCGCGCATGTTGCCGCAGATGTGGCCGTGGCGCTACAGTCGGCGGGGCGTGTTTGCGATGCTTTGGTGGTCTATGATCAGCAGGATTGCCCGCTTTCACCCGCCGCCCTTGCGCTATTGAATGGCACAGCGCCTGTGGTTCTGCCGCTGTTTTCACCGCGATCTGCGGCTTTGGTGGCGAAAGCGGGGCCATTTGCGGCCCCATTGATCATCGTGGCCATCAGCCCGGCTGCGGCAGCATTGGCACCATCCGCCGCAAAGGTTTACGTTGCGCCCACGCCTGAACTTTCGGCAATGCAGCGCCTTGTCGCGCAAGCCGTTGGCGAAGCGGGTTGA